The Paracoccus albus region CTTCGGCCGGGTTACGTCCAGCCTGTCCAGCAGCAGGTCTGCCCGCGTGATCTTGCCATGCGCAAGAGAGTTCGGAAGCTGTAGAAAGACGATGGACAGGATCAGCATCGAAACGATTTCCGGCACACCCATGATAGGCGCGGCGAATACCAGTCGCATCAAGATGTCCGCGACAATCAGCACCATGATGGCAATGATGCCCAGCGTACCGAACACGCTTAACACCCCGGTCAGCCGGTCCAGCCCGCGCGAGGCGACGTCAAGCCAGCCGATACCTGTGCGCAACTCTGTCGTTGTGGCGTAGCTCATGTCACGACCTGCCTGAGTGTCATTGCGGGCGAACCAATATCCGCCCGCAGAAACGGCTCAATCTTCACGCCAATCGCGCAGCAGCGGCGCACCGCCGTCCTGCAAGCCGCCGATATAGGCGTCCAGAACGCCCGCACCATCCAGCCCCTCTTCCCCGGCTGCATCGGCCCATGTTTTTGCGATCTGCGGCAACGCATCGGCCCAACGCTTCTTCTCGGCATCGTCCATTTCGGAAACGCCGCCTTCATCGGTGTCCAGCACCTCCATCGCTGCGGCAACACGCTGTTCCTGTTCATCCAGATAGGCCGCAGTATAGGCTTTGGCGCCTTCGCGCAGCGCATTCTGCACTTCTTCGGGCTGCTCTGCAAACCAGTCGCCATTTGCGACGACAGCACCCGCATA contains the following coding sequences:
- a CDS encoding TRAP transporter small permease subunit — encoded protein: MSYATTTELRTGIGWLDVASRGLDRLTGVLSVFGTLGIIAIMVLIVADILMRLVFAAPIMGVPEIVSMLILSIVFLQLPNSLAHGKITRADLLLDRLDVTRPKLRLILDGLLHMIGAGVMAVLISAFYPLFVRSYERDEMVGTVGQFLAPIWPSYLVVLVGAVLMCAVFVQRAVCLWVLAAKDAAP